The sequence CATCTCGAGAAGCGAACAAGGTGCGGAGATACCCAAAGCCAGCGGTTTTGAGATTTTTGATTGGCGTTCCATTAATGATTTTGGCTATGGAATTTTTCTggcattttatttatttttttcggtACCGATTTCTCTTTCTCCGTTTTGTTTATCCGTGTTGTTGTCATTTTCTGCGATGATCGTGGAATGCTTGCTCAGTTGATCggagaagattttttttttttgaaggttACAGAGTTGGGCTCTGGTCGTTTAATTATTTGATCCACTATAGTTGAATTTGAGATGATTTTGGCTACTATAGGAAACAATGTAACGGATTTAGAATTTAGTGCGTTCGATTGATTTTATATTGAAGGAATTTGGAGTGCTTGAAGGAATTTGGAGTGCTATTAGAGGGATATGTTAGGGTTTGGAGTGCATTTGCATTACAGAATGACATCTGTTTTGTATTATTTCTGATCATTTTCGTCGATTTTTCCTGCGAGTCTCTTCATTATAAGCAGTGTCCTTGGAATATGCTTAAATTTTATGAGCAAAGAGCTGCGTGCATTCGTTTCCTATCTTTGATATGCTTGAGCATGTAACTGTGATATGCTTTGATAGTTTTTTTCTGAGAGCAAAGCAGCAGAGAAGAAGCGCTGGACTCTCAATGACTTCGCTATAGGAAAGCCTCTAGGGAGAGGAAAGTTTGGACATGTATATCTAGCTACGGAGAAGAGGGTAAGTGATCTTTAAGTTCTTTGTTGTTCTAATCAATTGAACGTCAACTGTTTATGCTTAAACAATGAACATAGACTTAATCTTAGTTGAAAGAGGTGTTCCACCCTCTCATATGAATGGATTTAGATGTTTTGTATATATGGCACATAATAACTTTCATATTCAAGCTTTGGAGGTTTAGCTGTTCAAGACTTTTCAGAAATGAGTGAGTTGTGAAAAATCATAAGGGTTTTAGTCTTACTGAGATTAGTATTAGCCATGTGGAAGGTAAAAGTAGTGGTGGTGGGGATAATATGGTACTTTGTGTAGAATGTAACTAAAAGTGTTACCCTCTTTCAAGCAGAGCAATCACGTGGTGGCTCTGAAGGTGTTGTTCAAGAGCCAGCTGAAACAGTCTGAGGTTGAACATCAGCTTCGTCGTGAAGTCGAAATACAGAGCCATCTCCGGCATCCTAATATCTTACGGCTCTACGGTTACTTTTATGATCAGGCACGGAAGCTTTTCTTTACCAATCGATGATAATTCATGGTAGACTTGCTAATACTTCGCTAGCTACAGAAACATGTATTTCTGATTCTGGAATATGCTGCCAAGGGAGAACTCTACAGAGAGTTGCAGAAGTGCAAATACTTCAGCGAGAGACGTGCTGCTACTGTGAGTCCACTTTATCACTATAACAAGCCTTTTCATTTTTGCTCATTTATTTTCAACACCTTAATACTGAGGTAGTAGGCAATTTTCTACCTTTACTTTTTCATTAGACATACAAAAATTCTAGCTGCTGCTGACAAGATTGCATTTCCTGTGCTTCTTTGGACATGGAACAGTACATTGCGTCATTAGCTCGAGCACTCATATACTGTCATGGAAAGCACGTGATACATAGAGATATTAAA comes from Salvia miltiorrhiza cultivar Shanhuang (shh) chromosome 3, IMPLAD_Smil_shh, whole genome shotgun sequence and encodes:
- the LOC131015427 gene encoding serine/threonine-protein kinase Aurora-2-like gives rise to the protein MGIATESSREANKFFSESKAAEKKRWTLNDFAIGKPLGRGKFGHVYLATEKRSNHVVALKVLFKSQLKQSEVEHQLRREVEIQSHLRHPNILRLYGYFYDQKHVFLILEYAAKGELYRELQKCKYFSERRAATYIASLARALIYCHGKHVIHRDIKPENLLVGAEGDLKIADFGWSVHTFNRRRTMCGTLDYLPPEMVESAEHDANVDIWSLGVLCYEFLYGVPPFEAKEHSDTYIRITQVDLKFPPKPILSSAAKDLISQMLVKDSSKRLPLHKLLEHPWIVQYADPSGVYRS